A part of Geotrypetes seraphini chromosome 9, aGeoSer1.1, whole genome shotgun sequence genomic DNA contains:
- the GPR37 gene encoding prosaposin receptor GPR37, with protein MRRPPPLPLSVLILWTVAGAARGAAQDLRSNAAGSAREGPCEGSRCRALHAPPGEAERRKGSAAEPVSYSGSAAGRGALREPAKQATPSHAAAAAAFAPRAGKSRRARRRPDPRPRARPEAKLSPAGERGLLETRTGGQRIRLRERRKRGVGGTGDKKQRGQIAALETEAGHVNESFQSHSAAREAGVRALPLNDSASFPDINQALAPGNKTGKKPQLRNPFYPLTEDSYGAYAVMCLSVVIFIVGIMGNMAVMCIVWHNYYMRSISNSLLANLAFWDFLIIFFCLPLVIFHELAKKWLLDDFSCKIVPYIEVASLGVTTFTLCALCIDRFRAATNVQMYYEMIENCTSTTAKLAVIWVGALLLALPEVVLRQLTKEDLELSGMHPEERCVVKISPELPDTIYLLALTYNSARLWWYFGCYFCLPTLFTITCSLVTARKIRKAEKACVRGNKRQIHLESQMNCTVVALTILYGFCVIPENISNIVTTYMSTGVSRQTMDLLHLISQFLLFFKSCVTPVLLFCLCKPFSRAFMDCCCCCCDECVQKSSTVTSDDNDNEYTTELELSPFSTIRREMSTFASVGTHC; from the exons ATGCGACGCCCTCCGCCGCTGCCGCTTTCGGTTCTGATTCTGTGGACCGTGGCCGGGGCGGCGCGAGGGGCCGCGCAAGATTTGCGCTCGAACGCGGCCGGCTCGGCGCGCGAAGGTCCCTGTGAGGGAAGCCGGTGTCGCGCGCTGCACGCCCCCCCGGGCGAAGCGGAGCGGAGGAAAGGAAGCGCTGCCGAGCCGGTGTCGTATTCGGGCTCCGCCGCTGGCCGAGGCGCTTTGCGGGAACCGGCGAAACAAGCGACACCGAGTCACGCGGCCGCCGCCGCCGCCTTTGCGCCTCGCGCGGGAAAGAGCCGCCGCGCGAGACGGCGGCCCGACCCCCGGCCTCGGGCCCGACCAGAGGCAAAGTTGAGTCCAGCCGGGGAGAGAGGATTACTGGAGACCAGGACGGGAGGTCAAAGAATTCGGCtgagggaaaggagaaagaggggagtCGGTGGCACCGGCGACAAGAAACAGAGAGGACAAATTGCAGCCCTGGAGACCGAGGCTGGGCACGTCAACGAGTCCTTTCAGAGCCATTCGGCTGCGAGGGAGGCAGGGGTCCGTGCCCTCCCCCTGAACGACTCTGCCTCCTTCCCGGATATCAATCAGGCGCTGGCACCGGGAAATAAGACCGGAAAGAAACCTCAGCTGAGGAATCCTTTCTACCCCCTCACGGAAGATTCCTACGGTGCCTACGCCGTCATGTGCCTCTCGGTCGTTATATTTATCGTGGGGATAATGGGCAATATGGCTGTTATGTGCATAGTGTGGCACAACTATTACATGAGGAGTATCTCGAACTCTCTTTTAGCCAACTTGGCTTTCTGGGACTTTCTGATCATTTTCTTCTGTCTGCCTTTGGTCATCTTTCATGAGCTCGCCAAAAAGTGGCTTCTGGACGACTTCTCCTGCAAAATCGTACCATATATTGAG GTTGCTTCTCTTGGAGTTACGACATTTACATTATGTGCCCTCTGCATAGACCGCTTTCGTGCTGCCACTAATGTTCAGATGTACTATGAAATGATTGAGAACTGTACCTCTACCACAGCCAAGCTAGCCGTCATATGGGTTGGGGCTCTTCTGTTAGCATTGCCTGAAGTCGTCTTACGCCAGTTGACGAAGGAAGATCTTGAACTGAGCGGAATGCATCCTGAAGAACGTTGTGTGGTAAAAATCTCTCCCGAACTACCAGACACCATCTATCTGTTAGCTCTGACTTACAACAGTGCAAGGCTCTGGTGGTACTTTGGTTGCTACTTTTGCTTGCCCACTCTTTTCACTATTACCTGTTCCTTGGTGACAGCGAGAAAAATCCGCAAAGCAGAGAAGGCTTGTGTGAGAGGAAACAAGCGACAAATTCACCTGGAAAGTCAAATGAACTGTACAGTGGTGGCATTGACTATTTTATATGGTTTTTGTGTAATTCCTGAAAATATCAGCAATATTGTGACTACTTATATGTCCACAGGGGTCTCTAGGCAGACAATGGATCTTCTTCATCTCATTAGCCAGTTTCTGTTGTTCTTTAAGTCCTGTGTGACCCCAGTCCTTCTCTTCTGTCTTTGTAAGCCTTTCAGTCGGGCCTTTATggactgttgctgctgctgttgtgatGAATGCGTTCAGAAGTCTTCAACAGTGACAAGTGACGACAACGACAATGAGTATACAACAGAGCTGGAGCTCTCTCCTTTCAGCACCATACGCCGTGAGATGTCCACATTTGCCTCTGTTGGAACCCATTGCTAA